From the genome of Pseudanabaena sp. BC1403, one region includes:
- a CDS encoding NACHT domain-containing NTPase: MTGFEPLITPLVAIALEVLKDSGKKEGENIFASWMKRDVGKDLQDVVFKAMGKYIESYTKRHGKLKVLGMKDPVELDEIFTTVQLLGEDEIQQFATIDDLEKLYREAGQRLLRYRSKERQDGITVASKKQFLMVLGAPGAGKSTFLRKIGLESFKGKKGNFKHQAIPVLLELKKFTESKIDLKALIEAEFTTCGFPKPKEFTESALDKGKLLVLLDGLDEVPSANVNSVIDAIQDFVDRYDKNRYIASCRTAAYRYNFKRFSDVILSEFDDGQIQQFINNWFRSEEDKQAGTAALCWELLERDENKAAKELAHSPILLTFLCLTYDKSQTFANNRSGLYKKALRILLEEWAAEKRIMRQAIYEGLSVELEEVLLSEIACEGFAADRLFIPQSQLVERIKEFLSSNLNAPKQLSGEQVLDAIAIQQGILVERVEDVYSFSHLTLQEYLTARYIHTHGQISQMVEKYLTDKRWREVFLLTSGLMVDRGSDELLLEMHKAAKQYARHPKVKALLQWADQVIASSSGILKPAAKRAAAIVFINSRDSSSELLHQTMCIYRGIDRGEARENARAITSVIASGVSAIISPVIIAASNRARDELEQLGIVTTRLGFSQFLIDLESVRYYLNSTDITRIETQKFIVNDTEELQALNKYLYSIDLLLKCKQEAARLSHTTWYEIEVELLLPPDD, translated from the coding sequence ATGACTGGCTTTGAACCACTTATTACACCTCTAGTTGCGATCGCGCTCGAAGTACTGAAAGACAGTGGTAAGAAGGAAGGCGAAAATATTTTTGCAAGCTGGATGAAGCGAGATGTTGGTAAGGATTTACAGGATGTCGTATTTAAAGCGATGGGTAAATATATCGAGAGTTACACTAAACGACATGGCAAACTCAAAGTATTGGGAATGAAAGATCCTGTTGAGTTAGATGAGATATTTACAACAGTTCAGTTATTGGGAGAGGATGAGATTCAGCAGTTTGCGACTATTGATGATTTGGAAAAGCTTTACCGTGAAGCTGGTCAGAGATTACTGCGATATCGCTCTAAAGAAAGGCAAGATGGGATTACTGTTGCCAGTAAAAAGCAATTTCTAATGGTGTTGGGCGCGCCAGGGGCAGGTAAATCTACTTTTCTTCGCAAAATTGGTTTGGAATCTTTTAAAGGAAAAAAGGGCAACTTTAAGCATCAAGCCATTCCAGTTTTACTAGAACTTAAGAAATTCACTGAGAGCAAAATCGATCTCAAGGCGTTGATTGAGGCGGAGTTTACTACCTGTGGATTTCCTAAGCCCAAAGAATTTACAGAAAGTGCTTTAGATAAGGGAAAATTGCTAGTTTTGCTAGATGGTCTGGATGAAGTACCTTCAGCGAATGTCAACTCTGTCATTGATGCAATTCAAGATTTTGTAGATCGCTACGACAAAAATCGCTACATTGCCTCTTGTCGTACTGCCGCCTATCGCTATAATTTCAAGCGTTTTAGTGATGTGATTTTGTCGGAGTTTGATGATGGACAGATTCAGCAGTTTATCAATAATTGGTTTCGCTCCGAAGAAGACAAACAGGCGGGAACGGCGGCGCTTTGTTGGGAATTGCTAGAACGTGATGAAAATAAAGCGGCAAAGGAACTTGCCCATAGTCCGATTTTGCTAACTTTTCTCTGCCTGACCTATGACAAGTCACAAACCTTTGCTAATAATCGCAGTGGTCTATACAAGAAGGCTTTGCGGATTCTCTTGGAGGAATGGGCTGCTGAGAAGCGAATTATGCGACAGGCGATCTATGAGGGTTTGAGCGTAGAGCTAGAGGAAGTGTTACTTTCAGAAATTGCCTGTGAGGGTTTTGCGGCAGATCGCTTATTTATTCCTCAGTCTCAATTGGTTGAGCGAATTAAGGAGTTTCTATCAAGTAATCTAAATGCGCCTAAACAACTTAGTGGCGAACAAGTTTTAGATGCGATCGCTATTCAACAAGGTATCTTGGTGGAAAGAGTTGAGGATGTGTATTCTTTTTCGCACCTGACTTTGCAGGAATATCTAACGGCAAGATATATCCACACTCATGGTCAAATTTCGCAGATGGTGGAGAAATATCTGACTGATAAACGATGGAGAGAAGTATTTCTATTGACTTCAGGATTGATGGTGGATAGAGGTTCTGATGAACTGCTTCTAGAGATGCACAAAGCCGCAAAACAGTATGCACGTCATCCCAAGGTGAAAGCATTACTGCAATGGGCAGATCAAGTTATAGCAAGTTCATCAGGTATTCTTAAACCTGCGGCTAAACGAGCAGCAGCCATAGTATTTATTAATAGTAGAGATAGTTCTTCCGAGCTTTTGCACCAAACTATGTGCATTTATAGAGGCATAGACAGAGGTGAAGCTAGAGAAAATGCGAGAGCAATTACGAGTGTAATTGCTAGTGGTGTTAGCGCCATTATCAGCCCAGTTATTATCGCCGCTAGCAATAGAGCTAGAGACGAGTTAGAGCAATTAGGCATTGTTACAACAAGATTAGGATTCTCCCAATTTTTAATTGACTTAGAATCTGTCAGATATTATCTAAACAGTACAGATATCACCCGAATTGAAACTCAAAAATTTATTGTCAACGATACAGAAGAATTACAAGCTCTAAACAAATATCTCTATAGCATCGATCTACTCCTCAAATGCAAGCAAGAAGCAGCTAGGCTCTCCCATACAACGTGGTATGAGATTGAAGTAGAACTTTTGCTACCACCAGATGATTAA